Genomic segment of Verrucomicrobiota bacterium:
ACACCGAGGGCGCGCCGGACGATTTGTTCAACGCCACGGACCCGCTCGTGAAGCAGTTCGTCGAGGGCGTCTCGGATCCGAAGGAACCCGTGTTCCAGTCATGAGCAACCAACGCACTGAAATCAAGGTCGGCCTGTTCGTCGTGATCGGCCTCGTTGCGCTCGTCGCGCTGGTGATCAACTTCACCAAGGGCGTGACCGCCTTCCGCCCGACCTACACGCTCACGCTCGAGACGGCGAACGTCGGCGGGCTCAAGCGCAACGCGCCCGTGCTGCTCGCCGGCGTCGAGGTGGGCAAGGTGCAGGGCTACGACCTGAGCCCCGACAACAAGTCCGTGCGCGTCGCGCTGCGCATCTTCTCCAACTACTCGATCCACACGGACGCCAAGTTCACCATCGAGGCGTCGGGCTTCATCGGAGACCAGTTCGTGTCCATCGCGCCGATGAAGAACCTCGGCCCCTTCCTCAAGGACGGCGACGTGGTCCGCGCCGAGACCCCCTTCAACATGCAGGACGCCGCCCGCACCGTGCTCGTGACGATCGGCAAGGTGGACCGCGCGGTCGAGACGTTGCAGGGCGCCGTCGCCCGCGTGGACCGCACGGTGCTGTCGGATGAAAGCCTGACCAACGCGAGCGCGGCCGTGGTGAACTTCCGGCGGCTGTCCGACCAGATTCGCACGCTCGCCGACGACGCCACGACGCTTGTGAAGAAAGCCGACGCTGCGGTGGGACGCGTGGACCTCCTGCTCGTCACGAACGCCGCGCCCGCCAGCGGCGCCGTCAGCAACTTGTTGATGTTCTCAACCCAACTCAATAAGGTGGCCACCGAACTTGAGGCACTGCTCACCACCAACCGCATGGACGTCGCCGACGCCATCCGCAACTTCCGCACCGCCACCGCACAAGTCACCAACCTCATGGCCGACCTCAACGCCGGCAAGGGCGTCGCGGGCGTGCTGCTCAAGGACGAGCGGGGTGCGGCGGATTTGCAGCGGTTTCTCGCCACGCTTCCCGCGCTCGGGAGCAACGCCAACACCGTCCTCACCAATCTGAGCGTCCTCGCCACCAACGCCGGCACGGTGTTCGTGAGCGCCAACCAGATGTTTGACCGCAGCGGCCGCGTGGTGGATGACGCCGGCGTGCTCATCAGCAACCTCAACCGCTACGGGCTGTTTTATGGGTTCCTCGTGAAGCCCAAGGCCGCGAAGACCAACGCGCCCGCGCGCGCGGCACCCCTGTTCATCCCGCGCGAGAAATCCAGCCTCGACTAGCATGTCACTTTGGGCCATCCGCATCTTCTTCCTCGGGCTCTGCACGCTCGGCGGCTATGCCGTGAGCCAGGTGACCCCCGACCTGCTCGGGGCGGGCGCGTGGTGGACGCTCGCGGGCTTCGGACTCGGCGGGCTGCTCATCGCGGTGGACGAGATGCTCAAGGGGTTTTCGCTTCGCGCGTTTTCCGCGGCCACGGTCGGCCTCGTGCTTGGCTCGCTCATCGCGTGGATGATCGAGCGCTCGCAGCTGTTCCGCTACGTGCAGGATGAATCCACGATGTGGCTCATCCGGCTGATGCTGTTCGTCAGCTTCGGCTACATCGGCATGGTCATGGCCATGCGCAGCAACAAGGAGGACTTCGCGCTGATCATTCCCTACATCCGCTTCCAGTCCCACACCAAGCCCCACAACACCCTGCTGCTCGACACGAGCGTGATCATTGACGGCCGCATCGCCGACCTCATCGAGTCCGGCTTCGTCGAGGGCACCGTCATTGTGCCGCGGTTTGTCCTGCGGGAATTGCAACAGGTCGCCGACAGCGCCGACATGGTCAAGCGCGGCCGCGGCCGGCGCGGGCTCGACATCCTCGCACGGCTCCAGCGCAGCCCGCGCACCGAGGTGAAAATCCACGAGGCCGACCCCACCGGCGAAACCGAGGTGGACGCCAAGCTACTGCACCTTGCCAAGCTCCTCGATGCGCGCCTCTACACGAACGACTACAATCTCGGCAAAATCGCCGAACTGCAGGGCGTGCACCACGTCTCCATCACCGCGCTTGCCGCCGCGCTCAAGCCCGTGATCCTTCCCGGCGAAACGCTCTCGCTCCGCGTGAACCGCGAGGGCAAGGACAAGGGACAGGGCATCGGATA
This window contains:
- a CDS encoding MCE family protein → MSNQRTEIKVGLFVVIGLVALVALVINFTKGVTAFRPTYTLTLETANVGGLKRNAPVLLAGVEVGKVQGYDLSPDNKSVRVALRIFSNYSIHTDAKFTIEASGFIGDQFVSIAPMKNLGPFLKDGDVVRAETPFNMQDAARTVLVTIGKVDRAVETLQGAVARVDRTVLSDESLTNASAAVVNFRRLSDQIRTLADDATTLVKKADAAVGRVDLLLVTNAAPASGAVSNLLMFSTQLNKVATELEALLTTNRMDVADAIRNFRTATAQVTNLMADLNAGKGVAGVLLKDERGAADLQRFLATLPALGSNANTVLTNLSVLATNAGTVFVSANQMFDRSGRVVDDAGVLISNLNRYGLFYGFLVKPKAAKTNAPARAAPLFIPREKSSLD
- a CDS encoding TRAM domain-containing protein, which gives rise to MSLWAIRIFFLGLCTLGGYAVSQVTPDLLGAGAWWTLAGFGLGGLLIAVDEMLKGFSLRAFSAATVGLVLGSLIAWMIERSQLFRYVQDESTMWLIRLMLFVSFGYIGMVMAMRSNKEDFALIIPYIRFQSHTKPHNTLLLDTSVIIDGRIADLIESGFVEGTVIVPRFVLRELQQVADSADMVKRGRGRRGLDILARLQRSPRTEVKIHEADPTGETEVDAKLLHLAKLLDARLYTNDYNLGKIAELQGVHHVSITALAAALKPVILPGETLSLRVNREGKDKGQGIGYLSDGTMVVINNGSPHVGQQVEVQVGSLLHNATGVMIFADIKAAPPANPPRTPAERSPA